Proteins from a single region of Mycoplasmopsis edwardii:
- a CDS encoding phenylalanine--tRNA ligase subunit beta, producing MILSLKHLNKYLPKIKLEVNELEKALNELGFEVEEIKPFSNVKGVVFAEVLNVFQNPNSDRLDVVELNTKNGQITIQTNNRILQKGNLVICFPVGASKDGVEFKEVELKGYKSQGMLASWSEIGYDYSLLTDKDQLLVLPNDFASINDDAMELLNINDTIIQISTTANRNDANSYYFLARELAAYFKTEFKPLFEKVQKQDFVSRFNSKPNKAKELSFLEVNGKNQTSIYHKTLLAKHGISSLFDWAVNLTNLTLLEIGSPAHVYDASKLSSNLSAELYSGDLTILGNKEVSVKEVLAIKDDKNVVSLASVMGLEATKSTEQTTNYLFEIGIFDSKLIRHGAKEIKLASNSSNQGSRFISQEVAKLGLEYIKAASSNLEVSNIVNEIKVDELKRIKFDENKLKTYSGLNDLSVFDEAIKQLSRLGFVFSKDEVIVPNYRYDVNYFEDIIEEIFRFYSYQKFTPEKINITSLRTQKRSNDKLYWMHNGYNEARTFTLVSKEKNQFNPLMHKESIDLLTFVSKERESVRHSIITSLQEVIEYNQKRKMDTLNIFEEGMISTQEFVYGLASTTKTFNELKQDIINFLNLQLEFVKFNDNPMIHQNVSAKILYQNKQIGWIGKIHPKFDNTNAFYAEFKVPVAINKTKFKAINPEPLKTIDLTFEIKNDQSIAEAINKIKAIHNPFEIKIIDDYKKETTHNVTLRITDYEVNIEKINKAFN from the coding sequence AAAACCCTAACTCAGATAGACTAGATGTAGTTGAATTAAATACAAAAAATGGACAAATAACAATTCAGACAAACAACAGAATCCTACAAAAAGGTAACTTAGTTATTTGTTTTCCAGTTGGTGCTTCAAAAGATGGAGTTGAATTTAAAGAAGTTGAATTAAAAGGTTATAAATCACAAGGTATGTTGGCTTCTTGAAGTGAAATTGGATATGATTATTCATTATTAACAGATAAAGACCAATTATTAGTTTTACCTAATGATTTTGCTTCAATTAATGATGATGCAATGGAACTTTTAAATATCAATGATACTATTATTCAAATTAGTACCACAGCAAATAGAAATGATGCTAATTCATATTATTTCTTAGCAAGAGAACTAGCCGCATACTTTAAAACTGAATTTAAACCTTTATTTGAAAAAGTACAAAAACAAGATTTTGTTTCAAGATTTAATTCAAAACCAAATAAAGCAAAAGAACTTTCATTTTTAGAAGTTAATGGGAAAAATCAAACAAGCATTTACCATAAAACATTATTAGCTAAACACGGAATTTCTTCATTATTTGATTGAGCAGTTAACTTAACTAATTTGACTTTACTTGAAATTGGTTCACCTGCGCATGTTTATGATGCTTCAAAACTTTCAAGTAATCTTAGTGCAGAGTTATATTCAGGAGATTTAACTATCTTAGGAAACAAAGAAGTATCAGTTAAAGAAGTCTTAGCAATTAAAGATGATAAAAATGTTGTTTCACTTGCTTCTGTAATGGGATTAGAAGCAACTAAATCAACGGAGCAAACAACAAATTACTTATTTGAAATCGGAATCTTTGATTCAAAATTAATTAGACATGGAGCAAAAGAAATTAAACTTGCATCTAATTCATCAAATCAAGGTTCAAGATTCATTTCACAAGAAGTTGCTAAGTTAGGTTTAGAGTATATTAAAGCAGCAAGTTCAAACCTTGAAGTTTCAAACATTGTAAATGAAATTAAAGTTGATGAGCTTAAAAGAATTAAATTTGATGAAAATAAATTAAAAACATATTCTGGTTTAAACGATTTATCAGTATTTGATGAAGCTATTAAGCAGCTTTCAAGATTAGGATTTGTATTTTCAAAAGATGAAGTTATTGTGCCTAATTATAGATATGATGTAAATTACTTTGAAGATATTATTGAAGAAATTTTCAGATTTTACTCATATCAAAAATTCACACCAGAAAAAATTAATATTACTTCTTTAAGAACACAAAAAAGAAGTAATGATAAATTATATTGAATGCATAATGGATATAATGAAGCAAGAACATTTACTTTAGTATCTAAAGAGAAAAATCAATTTAACCCATTAATGCATAAAGAAAGTATTGATTTACTTACTTTTGTTTCTAAAGAAAGAGAATCTGTGCGTCATTCAATCATTACTTCACTACAAGAAGTAATTGAATATAATCAAAAAAGAAAGATGGATACTTTAAATATTTTTGAAGAAGGTATGATTTCAACTCAAGAATTTGTTTATGGATTAGCTTCAACTACTAAAACATTTAATGAACTTAAACAAGATATTATTAACTTTTTAAACCTTCAACTTGAATTTGTTAAGTTTAATGATAATCCTATGATTCATCAGAATGTTTCAGCTAAAATTCTTTATCAAAATAAACAAATTGGATGAATTGGAAAAATCCACCCTAAATTTGATAACACAAATGCATTTTACGCAGAGTTTAAAGTTCCTGTAGCTATAAATAAAACTAAATTTAAAGCTATTAATCCAGAACCTTTAAAAACAATTGATTTAACTTTTGAAATCAAAAATGATCAAAGTATTGCAGAGGCAATTAATAAAATTAAAGCGATTCATAATCCTTTTGAAATCAAAATTATTGATGATTACAAAAAAGAAACTACTCATAATGTAACATTAAGAATTACTGATTATGAAGTAAATATCGAAAAGATTAATAAAGCCTTTAATTAG